In a single window of the Solidesulfovibrio sp. genome:
- a CDS encoding FtsQ-type POTRA domain-containing protein, with translation MNVRVGTLSGLGIGGAVKKRRNGYGGSAPRVTVKSRVVKSKGNRNRNARGGGSITMPTVSLGGVGRLFTRAVSMAFLGAIVLAVSVGLLAGYRWLTTVNYFALQNAQVSGCSRLSEEHIRQVAGLATGVNVLSLSMDRMRADLAREPWVESVTVKRVLPGTISIDVKEKSPSYLVQYQGTLYYADEVGRIIDKVEPGQFVSLPQIEVEAGMEKHLALLADLRRAVAEHQVPFDFGQIAWLRLSWGRGLEIRLMDPGILLCLGSKEWRRNLSRMNLVWTDLRRRGELDRIGLITAEGDKVWVEKRGNSGEASQG, from the coding sequence ATGAACGTCAGGGTCGGAACGCTTTCCGGGCTGGGCATCGGGGGGGCGGTGAAGAAACGCCGCAACGGCTACGGCGGCAGCGCGCCGCGCGTGACCGTCAAAAGCCGCGTGGTCAAATCCAAGGGCAACCGCAACCGCAACGCCCGGGGCGGCGGCTCCATCACCATGCCCACGGTGAGCCTCGGCGGCGTGGGCCGGCTTTTCACCCGGGCCGTGTCCATGGCCTTTCTGGGCGCCATCGTGCTGGCGGTGAGCGTGGGGCTTCTGGCCGGCTACCGCTGGCTGACCACGGTCAACTACTTCGCCCTGCAAAACGCCCAGGTTTCCGGCTGCTCGCGGCTGTCCGAGGAGCATATCCGCCAGGTGGCCGGGCTGGCGACGGGCGTCAACGTCCTGTCGCTGTCCATGGACCGCATGCGGGCCGACCTGGCCCGGGAGCCGTGGGTGGAATCGGTGACGGTCAAGCGGGTGCTGCCCGGGACCATTTCCATCGATGTGAAGGAAAAGTCCCCTTCCTATCTTGTGCAGTATCAGGGAACTCTCTATTACGCCGACGAGGTTGGGCGCATCATCGACAAGGTCGAACCCGGGCAATTCGTTTCCCTGCCCCAGATCGAAGTCGAGGCCGGCATGGAAAAGCACCTGGCCCTTCTGGCCGACCTGCGCCGGGCCGTGGCCGAGCATCAGGTCCCCTTCGATTTCGGCCAGATCGCCTGGCTGCGCCTCAGCTGGGGCCGGGGCCTGGAAATCCGGCTCATGGACCCGGGCATCCTCCTGTGCCTGGGCTCCAAGGAGTGGCGACGCAACCTCTCGCGCATGAACCTGGTCTGGACGGACTTGCGCCGGCGGGGGGAACTCGACAGAATCGGCCTGATCACGGCCGAAGGGGATAAGGTCTGGGTGGAGAAACGCGGCAATTCGGGGGAAGCGTCGCAAGGCTAG
- the murB gene encoding UDP-N-acetylmuramate dehydrogenase, whose translation MALEIRPGPVLADRTTLRLGGRALAEIAFDRPEEAEGLAEALAGLGGRPLLLGGGSNILAGDGELPLVVVSPRVKGEPVILRQRPAADRIRVRVGAGVKLQRLVAWLATQGLSGLGGLVGVPGTVGGAVAGNAGSYGDSLGAVLARVRVWSPETGLAWIGREGFSTAYRRFALPGVAGFFVVLEAELDMAVREPIELRQEMVRHLSDKKASQPITAATAGCVFKNPPGASAWRLLAEAGFRGKRLGGVGFSEKHANFLVNYGGGTGREALALVRAAREAVRGQSGLELELEVRVAP comes from the coding sequence GTGGCGCTTGAGATCCGGCCCGGTCCCGTGCTCGCGGACCGGACCACCTTGCGCCTGGGCGGCCGCGCCCTGGCCGAAATCGCCTTCGACCGCCCGGAAGAGGCCGAGGGCCTCGCCGAGGCCCTGGCCGGCCTGGGCGGGCGGCCGCTGCTCCTGGGCGGCGGCAGCAACATCCTGGCCGGCGACGGCGAACTGCCCCTGGTGGTCGTTTCGCCGCGCGTCAAAGGCGAGCCGGTCATCCTGCGCCAGCGCCCGGCGGCGGACCGGATTCGCGTGCGCGTCGGGGCCGGGGTCAAGCTCCAGCGCCTGGTGGCCTGGCTGGCCACGCAGGGCCTGTCCGGCCTGGGGGGGCTGGTCGGCGTGCCCGGGACGGTGGGCGGGGCCGTGGCCGGCAACGCCGGCTCCTACGGCGACAGCCTCGGCGCGGTGCTGGCCCGGGTGCGGGTCTGGTCGCCGGAAACGGGTCTGGCCTGGATCGGCCGCGAAGGGTTTTCCACCGCCTACCGGCGGTTCGCCTTGCCCGGGGTCGCGGGCTTTTTCGTGGTGCTCGAGGCGGAACTGGACATGGCCGTGCGCGAGCCCATCGAGCTGCGCCAGGAGATGGTGCGGCACCTTTCGGACAAGAAGGCCAGCCAGCCCATCACCGCGGCCACGGCCGGCTGCGTGTTCAAGAATCCGCCGGGCGCGTCGGCTTGGCGGCTTCTGGCCGAGGCGGGATTTCGGGGGAAACGGTTGGGGGGCGTGGGGTTTTCCGAGAAGCACGCCAATTTCTTGGTCAATTACGGCGGAGGGACGGGCAGGGAGGCGCTTGCGCTTGTCCGTGCGGCTCGGGAGGCCGTGCGGGGGCAAAGCGGTCTGGAACTCGAACTTGAGGTAAGGGTAGCGCCATGA
- the murC gene encoding UDP-N-acetylmuramate--L-alanine ligase produces the protein MRSKVRKIHMIGIGGSGMSGIAEVLLNLGYEVSGSDLAMGATVKRLGSLGAAIAIGHGRENLGEADVVVKSTAVTADNPEVVAARERGIPVIPRAEMLAELMRLRTGIAVAGTHGKTTTTSLLATIFTEAGFDPTVIIGGRLNAYGANARLGQGEYLLAEADESDGSFLCLSPIASVVTNVDADHLDHYADLAAIDDAFVEFLNRIPFYGVAVVCLDDPGVARILPRVNRPVLPYGFGPRARLRGEVLETGAGSRFRVSLDGRDLGEMRLNHPGRHNVLNALGAIGISLEAGIPIPVIAEALAKFGGVGRRFERKGERGGVTVIDDYGHHPAEIKATLATARSVFPDRRLVVAFQPHRFSRTKALFGEFCTCFAAADQLLLTEIYPACEAPIPGVSGESLAQGIRQVSRTDVTYFRDFAAMEQALPGILAPGDVLLTLGAGSIWQVGVHYLEAGGGA, from the coding sequence ATGCGCTCCAAGGTCCGCAAGATCCATATGATCGGCATCGGCGGCTCGGGCATGAGCGGCATCGCCGAGGTGCTGCTGAACCTCGGCTACGAGGTCTCGGGCTCGGACCTGGCCATGGGCGCCACGGTCAAGCGCCTGGGGAGCCTTGGCGCGGCCATCGCCATCGGCCACGGCCGGGAAAACCTGGGCGAGGCCGACGTGGTGGTCAAATCCACGGCCGTCACCGCCGACAACCCCGAAGTGGTGGCCGCTCGCGAGCGCGGCATTCCGGTCATCCCGCGCGCCGAGATGCTCGCCGAGCTCATGCGGCTGCGCACCGGCATCGCCGTGGCCGGCACCCACGGCAAGACCACCACCACCTCGCTTCTGGCCACCATCTTCACCGAGGCCGGCTTCGACCCCACGGTCATCATCGGCGGCCGCTTAAACGCCTACGGGGCCAACGCCCGCCTGGGCCAGGGCGAATACCTGCTGGCCGAGGCCGACGAGTCCGACGGTTCCTTCCTGTGCCTGTCGCCCATCGCCTCGGTGGTCACCAACGTCGACGCCGACCACCTGGACCATTATGCGGACCTGGCGGCCATCGACGACGCCTTTGTGGAGTTTTTAAACCGCATTCCCTTCTATGGCGTGGCCGTGGTCTGCCTGGACGATCCGGGCGTGGCCCGCATCCTGCCCCGGGTCAACCGGCCGGTACTGCCCTACGGGTTCGGGCCAAGGGCCAGGCTGCGCGGCGAGGTGCTGGAGACGGGCGCCGGCAGCCGCTTTCGCGTCAGCCTCGACGGCCGCGACCTGGGCGAGATGCGCCTCAACCACCCCGGCCGCCACAACGTCCTCAATGCCCTGGGCGCCATCGGCATTTCGCTCGAAGCCGGCATCCCCATCCCGGTCATCGCCGAGGCCCTGGCCAAGTTTGGCGGCGTGGGCCGGCGCTTCGAGCGCAAGGGCGAGCGGGGTGGGGTCACGGTCATCGACGACTACGGCCACCATCCGGCCGAGATCAAGGCCACCCTGGCCACGGCCCGGTCCGTGTTTCCCGACCGCCGCCTGGTGGTGGCCTTCCAGCCCCACCGGTTTTCGCGCACCAAGGCGCTGTTCGGCGAGTTCTGCACCTGCTTCGCCGCGGCCGACCAACTGCTTTTGACCGAGATCTATCCGGCCTGCGAGGCGCCCATCCCCGGGGTCAGCGGCGAGAGCCTGGCCCAGGGCATCCGGCAGGTGAGCAGGACCGACGTGACGTATTTCCGTGATTTCGCGGCCATGGAGCAGGCCCTGCCGGGCATCCTGGCCCCCGGCGACGTGCTGCTCACCCTGGGCGCCGGCAGCATCTGGCAGGTCGGCGTGCATTACCTGGAGGCGGGCGGTGGCGCTTGA
- the murG gene encoding undecaprenyldiphospho-muramoylpentapeptide beta-N-acetylglucosaminyltransferase, with translation MTRIVLTTGGTGGHIFPALAVAEALRARCPEAEVLFVGGQGPEGALASKAGLSFVGLPAKGVFGRGIRALAAPFWMLRAFGAAVGLFSRRRPDVVAGFGGYAGFIPVAAARIMGIPTAIQEQNSVPGVTNKLLGRFVDRVFITYPDEGGAFPAGKTERLGNPIRGGIADSRGRKREGTGKNLLVLGGSQGARAVNDAVADILPRLLGAGVTVRLQAGRADFERMRARAAEIMAGRPEASGGARFILENFIEDMAEAYAFADLVLARAGATTLAEVTAAGKPCLLIPFPFATHDHQTVNAEALRRAGAAEVVAQKDLPGVDLADRVIGLLHDPTRLGAMARASAAAALPDAADAVAEALLRLAASKGGAK, from the coding sequence ATGACGCGCATCGTGCTGACCACGGGCGGCACCGGGGGCCACATCTTTCCGGCCCTGGCCGTGGCCGAGGCCTTGCGTGCCCGTTGCCCCGAAGCCGAGGTGCTCTTCGTCGGCGGCCAGGGGCCGGAGGGGGCGCTGGCCAGCAAGGCCGGGCTGTCCTTTGTCGGCTTGCCGGCCAAGGGCGTCTTCGGCCGGGGGATTCGGGCCCTGGCCGCGCCGTTTTGGATGCTGCGGGCCTTTGGCGCGGCGGTGGGGCTTTTCTCGCGCCGCCGGCCCGACGTGGTGGCCGGCTTCGGCGGCTACGCCGGGTTCATTCCCGTGGCCGCGGCCCGGATCATGGGCATTCCCACGGCCATCCAGGAGCAAAACAGCGTCCCGGGCGTGACCAACAAGCTCCTGGGGCGGTTCGTGGACCGCGTCTTCATCACCTATCCCGACGAAGGGGGCGCCTTCCCGGCCGGGAAGACCGAACGCCTGGGCAACCCCATCCGGGGCGGCATCGCCGACAGCCGCGGCCGCAAGCGGGAGGGGACTGGCAAAAACCTGCTCGTGCTCGGCGGCAGCCAGGGCGCCCGGGCCGTAAACGACGCCGTGGCCGACATCCTGCCCAGGCTCCTGGGGGCCGGCGTGACCGTGCGCCTGCAGGCCGGCCGGGCCGATTTCGAGCGCATGCGCGCCCGGGCGGCGGAGATCATGGCCGGCCGGCCCGAGGCCTCGGGCGGCGCGCGCTTCATCCTGGAAAATTTCATCGAGGACATGGCCGAGGCCTACGCCTTCGCCGACCTCGTCCTGGCCCGGGCCGGGGCCACCACCCTGGCCGAGGTCACGGCCGCCGGCAAGCCGTGCCTGCTCATCCCCTTTCCCTTCGCCACCCACGACCACCAGACCGTCAACGCCGAGGCCCTGCGCCGGGCCGGGGCGGCCGAGGTCGTGGCCCAGAAGGACCTGCCCGGCGTCGACCTGGCCGACAGGGTCATCGGGCTTTTACACGATCCCACCCGCCTGGGGGCCATGGCCCGGGCCTCGGCCGCCGCCGCCCTGCCGGATGCCGCCGATGCCGTGGCCGAGGCCCTGTTGCGGCTGGCCGCGTCCAAGGGAGGCGCGAAATGA